In the genome of Dermacentor variabilis isolate Ectoservices chromosome 5, ASM5094787v1, whole genome shotgun sequence, one region contains:
- the LOC142583632 gene encoding anoctamin-4-like, with amino-acid sequence MRRLQDFAKTKEDEEEGETPRPALTEEQRTLFFHDGRRRIGIVLAYEQTDNPLHERYRRIFHENIVAEGLEIEIENAEDSWDGYTYFVKVHAPWAVLTKYAEQLHLRMPVKKKGPAMAFPKIKIKPGEKPVFPDMKAFESDSVEIEVVGKAPSKKKLSRLKSPFPYDKKLIPDENEFYNAEFVRQRERMYLISNRDTFFSQAMRSRITWEVLTRAKYDEAEHQRGESSRTTLFFDEFLESAKPPAILNLMPSPFSNCNDQPQANSAHYIPNDYLPGIHNLLSVEAYLAAYPLHDGPFGKGRYNKAMETYSERRVLYAEWGRARCWYKEQPLFLIRRYFGEKVGLYFAWVGFYTTMLILPAFVGIFTSLYGLAYMLTNKPTCVRVPAARWIRPTSTVN; translated from the exons ATGCGGCGACTGCAGGACTTCGCCAAAACCAAGGAGGATGAAGAGGAAGGCGAAACTCCAAGACCCGCGCTGACGGAGGAGCAGCGCACGCTGTTCTTCCACGACGGCCGACGGCGCATCGGCATCGTGCTCGCCTACGAGCAGACCGACAACCCACTGCACGAGCGGTACCGGAGAATCTTCCACGAGAACATCGTCGCCGAGGGTCTGGAGATCGAGATCGAGAACGCAGAG GACTCCTGGGACGGGTACACATACTTCGTCAAGGTGCACGCACCCTGGGCCGTGCTCACCAAGTATGCCGAGCAGCTGCACCTTCGAATGCCCGTGAAG AAAAAGGGTCCAGCCATGGCGTTCCCCAAGATTAAGATCAAGCCCGGCGAGAAGCCTGTCTTTCCAGACATGAAAGCC TTCGAGAGCGACTCCGTGGAGATCGAGGTGGTGGGCAAAGCGCCGAGCAAGAAGAAGCTGTCCCGGCTCAAGTCTCCCTTTCCCTACGACAAGAAGCTCATCCCGGACGAGAACGAGTTCTACAACGCCGAATTCGTGCGGCAGCGAGAACGCAT GTACCTCATATCTAACCGGGACACCTTCTTCTCTCAAGCCATGCGAAGCCGGATAACATGGGAGGTGCTCACTCGGGCCAAATACGACGAGGCAGAGCACCAGAGAGGCGAGTCATCTAGGACCACTTTGTTTTTCGACGAATTCTTGGAAAGTGCTAAACCGCCCGCCATCCTAAATCTGATGCCGTCGCCGTTTTCCAACTGCAATGATCAACCTCAAGCCAATAGCGCTCACTA TATACCTAACGATTACCTTCCAGGCATACACAACCTCTTGAGCGTCGAGGCCTACCTAGCAGCTTATCCACTGCACGAC GGGCCTTTTGGGAAAGGGCGTTACAACAAGGCCATGGAGACCTACTCGGAGCGCAGG GTCCTGTACGCGGAGTGGGGGAGAGCCCGCTGCTGGTACAAAGAGCAGCCTCTCTTTCTCATCAG GCGCTACTTCGGCGAGAAGGTTGGCCTGTACTTCGCCTGGGTCGGCTTCTACACCACAATGCTGATCTTGCCAGCCTTCGTGGGGATCTTCACGTCACTCTACGGACTCGCGTACATGCTCACCAATAAGCCCACGTGCGTACGAGTACCTGCTGCTAGGTGGATTCGACCAACTAGTACTGTTAATTGA